The following coding sequences are from one Psychrobacter sp. AH5 window:
- a CDS encoding 5-formyltetrahydrofolate cyclo-ligase: MITNPPRRLFTRQRRQLSAAQRRHLARAASLYLVKLQPRLPTHARIGLYYDGFGELPTQPLLNWCKRLNYQAYLPVVGSLGRDDKRLRFVPIYHDKLINVPTRIHSLGMKQNHHRKLLWARQLDVIICPLTAVDKNGNRMGMGGGFYDTTLGKAHRSGATRPLKIGWCYDFQVVDHLQIQSWDVPLDGLITPSGLKWFTRNKGKKSNNQASSADTVDTYLQTLSNDDAREMLYYSQEQDFSAEELSKVVNEARLNELLAQSDAFLDSLGVEIEDFDDDYGKDND; the protein is encoded by the coding sequence ATGATAACCAATCCTCCTAGACGTCTATTTACTCGCCAGCGCCGACAGCTCTCTGCTGCTCAGCGTAGACATTTGGCGCGAGCAGCAAGCTTATATTTAGTCAAGTTGCAACCTCGTCTGCCTACTCACGCACGGATTGGACTTTATTATGATGGCTTTGGTGAATTGCCCACTCAGCCGCTACTCAATTGGTGTAAGCGCCTAAACTATCAGGCCTATTTACCAGTGGTGGGCTCGCTCGGTCGTGACGATAAACGTCTGCGCTTCGTACCGATTTATCATGACAAACTCATCAATGTGCCGACTCGTATTCATAGCTTGGGTATGAAACAAAATCATCATCGCAAACTATTATGGGCGCGGCAGTTGGATGTCATTATCTGTCCGTTAACGGCTGTTGATAAAAACGGCAATCGCATGGGAATGGGCGGCGGCTTTTATGATACAACGCTTGGTAAAGCTCATCGATCCGGCGCAACAAGGCCGTTAAAAATAGGCTGGTGTTATGATTTTCAGGTGGTTGATCATCTGCAAATTCAGTCTTGGGATGTGCCTTTAGATGGGTTAATTACCCCAAGTGGCTTAAAGTGGTTTACACGTAATAAGGGTAAAAAATCTAACAATCAAGCCTCTAGCGCCGATACGGTTGATACGTATTTGCAAACTTTAAGCAATGACGACGCTAGAGAGATGCTCTATTACAGTCAAGAGCAAGACTTTAGCGCTGAGGAATTATCAAAGGTGGTAAATGAAGCACGTTTGAATGAGTTACTGGCGCAAAGTGATGCATTTCTAGATAGTTTAGGTGTTGAGATTGAGGATTTTGACGACGATTATGGAAAGGATAATGATTAA